In Ornithodoros turicata isolate Travis chromosome 1, ASM3712646v1, whole genome shotgun sequence, the DNA window CTAATGGACATACGTCCATAATAAACCAACATAAAAACAACATAAAACATATGGATATCGTGTGGGATGCGTGATCGGCACCTCAAGCTTCATGATGAAACTCTATATGTACCCGCGCACGTATTATTCTCCGTCAACTGCGCCGCCTTTTCTGTAGTCTGCATTGGCATGAATACGATCCTGGTAACGGCTGATGCCCATTATAATGGAGAACCTTCCCTTCGGACGGTTCACATGATGTCCTCTGGCTTTTAATCTCTCAACGTATGCCTGGGTGCAAAAGAGAGAGCATATGAGCAAGGTATGATACTGACGAACGAAGTTGAGTTTCGTACCTGCgggaagcttttctccacatccAAGATATTTGGGATCAGTTGATGATGGAGCCTAGGAAAATCAATGGCTTCTTTGATACTGTAACCCTGCCACAAATTCTTCATTGACACCTGCAGTAAAAATTAACACGGCCTGATGATGCCAACTGTGCAAATTCCTCTTCGATTCAAAGTGGCTCATCTTCCTGGACTAGAAGTAATCTGCTTTTCTAAAATGAAGAAATCATCGCTCGCTTGTATCGCAGCCCGTAGAGGGCATACTGTGGTTAATGAAGGAAGAACGTTGTCATCCACATCGGTGAGTGCGGTGGTATTCAAGCAATGTCTAAGCCGTCGCGCGATATTGGCTAAAAAAATGAATGAGAAGAGACGTATTTTAAAGGAGAAGTGAAAGTCCCCCAGCATAAATTTTTCGTTGTGGGTGCGGCAGTTCGTAAAGAAAAATATAATCCGTTCTCGCGCAAGAACAATAGTCGTTGCTTACATGTAGCGTGCGGGAAAAGCGTTTGCACGAGTTCTATCCTTTGATCCCTTGCACGAATAGGAGTTAGTCTATTGGGTCTGCAAGCAAAATTCACTTCCTCACCGTGCTTAGCGCGTTTGATGGAGACAGAGAGAGAACTCTCACTGTATTTTCCTCTCGTGTTGAAGAATGCGTTGCTACCCTTCTCATGAACACGAAAAGTCACGGCGTGTTGCGCTAGCAGGGCTGTGTCAAAGTGGTGCCCTGAGAATGTTCCAAAAATATTCCATTGGCGGAGGCATATCGGGTGCAGAGTGTTCCATATCTATGTGGGTTAATACATTTTGACCCTCCAACTCGCATGGGACAAAGCAATCCATAGCGGGAGGGgagagaacaggtatgcgtgCCACAAACGAAGGCGGTAGTGTCGGACACTTTTTTCCGTGTTCCTATTGTCGATAGAGCCTAAATTATTGCTGCACTAAGAAATTAGTCGAATAATTTATAGCAGGTCGTGATTCTGAGAAATCCTGGGGCGTCCACGTCGGTATCTACTGAGCATGACAAGTCAAAATCCAAGTAGACGTATTGGGATTTCAGCGCCATGCACCACTTTGCTCTCCCGAGAGCTGGTGGCATTCCAATAGGGATGCAACCCCGTATGACACCACCGGATGGAGGCACTTGGCCATCGATCGTAGTGGGGCAAAATTTGCTCTCCCAATGGAATTCGCAATCAGTAACGCTAGCCGCGGTGTTTATTCGCcctttttctgtttacaaacatcgCGCGCTAAGCTCCCATTGGCTGGCTCTGGCACACTTCCGGTCTCGGGGATCCGCAATTCCGGAGCCCGTAAACACACCATGTACGCGAACTGTTTGAAGCTGCACGACGGCACGTATTTTTCATTTTGCGCTAATCTGTAGATCCTCTACTTCTCTTTACAAACCCTCTACTCTGAGCGCTCTACTTCAAAGAACTGGGTGCAGCGGCGAAAGCCAGGTATACAGAGAAACTTAGAATTGGTGAAGAAGAACTTCCTGATCCCCTTGGCGACGATTTGCGCACGTATGTGTTCCGTACGGACGTCACGCCTCGGCCACGTGTGCAATCTGGAGACATTTATATCTACCTTGTAGAGTCTACGTGTCACTATACCAAAGAACAGTTCCGAAGCTATAAACTGACGGATTCTTACAACTTTTTTGTGTGCGGAAAGGTCCGGGACGTGCGCGGGCATACAGCTGCCGGGTTAGCGGCGACACGGTGGTTTTGCTTACTGGAACAGTACAAGCGAGCCAGACACTTTAGAAGTTTTACAGGCCGTGGTGCACAGTGAAGGACACCGGAGAAGTCGTGAATGCACATTGCACCTGCATGGTGTGTTGAGTTGTCTCTGCTTAAGTTACATTCCGTAGTCTTTAGTCATTACCAATGTGTTGTGGTTTTAGGGTCGGCGAAGCGTGCAGCCACATAGGTGCGCTTTTGTTCAGGGCGGGGGCGGATGTGAGATAAGGGCGTAGCAAACTTTCATCAACCTCACTAGAATgcagatggagagaggccaGTGGATCCGTGCAGGTTTGTAATTTTCTGACAAAGCATGCCTTGCTCATATGTGACACAGGGCACTCACCGCCGTTCAACCAGTAGGCATCGCTAGTTGTAGACATGTGCTTAAAGAAGGCAACTAATAAGCAGCTGCGTCAAAAGAGGCCTCATAAAGAGCCGGTACATCATGACCGATCCTCTGTCAATGAAAATGCAGACGGATTTAGAGAGCTAATCAGAAAGTTAAAGGTGAGGCCTCTGTCTTCTTGTTCATGTTCCGCAGTTGCTGGAGACCTGTACGGTTCGATCTGATGCTGCGCACATTTCAGAATGAGGCCCCAGATGCAATTCTTTCGACCTCGATCACAGACTCTGAGAGCACGGATACAGCATCAGAAGGGGATACTGACTGCGAATACCAGACATCATCGCCTGTCTCAGTTTAATTGCTCTACACCGGTGACACTTCAGGGCCAGGAACAATAACAGCAGAACAGCGGACGAAATTGAGAACAGAACACAAGGGCAACAACTATCACAAGAGTGGGAAAGGCAACGTAAGGGGCGAATCACCGCCTCCTGCCTGGGCAGAGTTCTTTCATGCCGCACTGGTGTGGTTGGATTAGTGTCACAAATGTGCTATTCCAACACCTAAATACCCCAGCAATAAAACATGGAAGGAATAACGTAGAAAGGACTCTTGATGTTTTTTGTCTGTAGAAAGGGAAAGGCACATGAACCTCAAAATTAAAAGGTGGTCTCTGTTCCTGTAAATATGCCCTTTATGGGTGCATTTTCAAACGGTATTGCAAGTTGCGACTGCTGTGAACAAGTAGTAATCGAAATGAAATGCCCAGTCCGATGCAAAAACATGGAGGTCGAAGATGCAAGCCGCATCTCAGCAGCAGTGGGGAGTTGTTAACAAAGCATGCATACTACGCTCAAGTACAGACCCGAATGGGTGTGACGAATGTGAAAATGGCATATTTTGTTGTGTACACCTTAAAAGCTGTCCATGTCACAACTGTGCAATTTAatgaggcttttttttttcatgcacgTGCCACAAGAGCTGACAACAAAATCATTGTTAACAAGGCTGGATTCTGCAAAAAGTAGTTGTTTGTGTAGAGGGTCAAAAACCGGAGCACTTGTTACATGACATGCAGTGACTGCCAAACAAATTTGTGCAATAAATTTACTCTTGTCAAAGAGAGTCATTTTCAATCCAGGTAGAGAACAGCTGCTAAAACATTTAATGCACAAGTTTCTACATTCAGTACACACTTAGGAACACTAAAGTACAAAGCTTAAAACCAATATTTAGGCAATCCACAAACGAGTTAAGCAATAAAGCTTGTGACGGTCTATGTGCTGCTAACTAGAGGAGGTTGAAGATTTGTCAATGCACAGCAAACAATAAGGGCCTTGTCAAGACATGTTGCCAATACTTTGTCAGTGTCTTTTTTAAGAAAACTGATGGGAAATACTGTACTAAAAATTCTGAAGCATTTCAGCCTTCGAATGCATCGCTCGACATGTTTCTGCACTCGTGACATTTTTCGGGAGACCATGACTCCCTCCCCGGAGAGCTGTTTGTTGCCTCTCGTGAATGCCGGCAGAAGGATTCTTCCTCCTTTGGCTGTGAAGAGTTCTTCACAGTTGAATCCTCTGTCCCCTACGAGGTACACATCACCTTCTTCTACTCTCTCAAGGATGCCGCTAGGTAGGTCAGAAAGCCACCAAGATAGTTCGATATTTACCTGTAACAAAATGAGCGGAGCAAATGCCACTGTGTGGTTTGGGCGCCCAGTGCTCGCGTCGTATTGCTTGCAACCAAGCAGCCCTCCTCGCGGGGTTGAGGGAAACCTGTACAAGTTGCAGCATGACCCCAGACGACGCAGCATGACCCGAGACGGCTCTTGATCTGACGCTCGACCGCCACAAGCTCCTGACACAAAACAAACTGCCCCTGCTGGCGTTATTCCTATGAGCAGTTTGATAGCATTGTGATGCTTATACCGTGAGTAGCTCTGACTCCTAGCTGTCAGCAGTGAAGGCTTCTGTATGAATATTTTTGTGCAGTTAAGAATGGCTAGCACATTTTCAAACAGGGGACCAGTGAATGCTGTTGATAAGTTTCGCTTCACAGTTCTTGTGCTTGGTCATATTATAAGCGTACCGAGCTTACCGGCAAGCACGTCCAACCAAACACTGCAGATGATTCTGATAtaccagagagaaactgatgttctgaggctggaacaacatagaagggacagatacaaacaaagcctgaggctatttgaggctttgtttgtatctgtcccttctatgttgttgcagcctcagaacatcagttgttgaacagatgccgcttgcgtcgatttccgtcgtatgaatgtgtgtatgagtgagcaaaaaatgtaagagtgaaaggagggtgagtgagagtgagtggctggtttgtcgtcccttcagatgacgcaccccgaaagtcgccggagaggcgtgttaggttagctcaattggtagagccctggaccggtaatccagaagatatgggttcgatccctacagctggctaaccttttcagtgactttcatctttcatcgctgATATACCAACTCTCACTGCAAGATCGCACAGCAGCAAGCGTAGGCGCATGAGCATGAGCACAAGCACAAATTGTCCCGTGGCATCTAAATTGGAAAGTTATTCAACCTGACAACACATACGACAATAAAATGTGAAAAATGCAAAGTGACCTGACGCCAGCATGGAATTGAACGCTGCTGTCGTCCTTCAGCACCACATTAACTGTAATGTTAGCGATCGGTAGCGCTTGTGGCTCGGATTGTTTCAATTCTGGTTCTGCACTACACTTCTAAAGTTAATCCTCTGCACTACGAAGCTTCTCCCTGAGATCAAGGCATTCTTGTTCCAGCCGTTGATTCTCGTCGTTAATATGGGTTACCACAGACCTTGTCATAGCCACATTAATTGACGAATTCAAGTACTTCCGTGCATCGCTGTCGTCTTCCTGATCCTCGTAGCTGAGTCCGAGGTCGACGCTTCTCTCGTGCTGATGTTCACTTGAAGCAGCGTCTGTGTTCTTCGCTAAGTTCGGACCTCTACGTTGCAACCGTTCATACTGCCTAAGCTTGGAGGTATTGTCCACCTGCTTCGTGAACGGAAACACTGACGGCGTGTAATCCACATGAAGCACATCATCGGTAGGCACACCTTAAACAGAGGAGCATTTCCTGCTTTAAAAAATGGCACCACGCTTCTTACTATATAGGTAGGTCAGAAAGCTACCAAGATATTTCGATATTTACCTGTAACAAAATGAGCGGAGCAAATGCCACTGTGTGGTTTGGGCGCCCAGTGCTCGCGTCGTATTGCTTGCAACCAAGCAGCCCTCCTCGCGGGGTTGAGGGAAACCTGTACAACTTGCAGCATGACCCCAGACGGCTTTGTGGAAACAAATTAGTCCGAGGCATTATTTTGAACGATAAAATAACACCGTAGTGCCGACCCACAGCACAAACAACGCGTACACATCAACCGGAAATATGCAAGCGTAGCTTCTGATTACAGCGCGCCCATTGCGCCACCTGTAAACGCTTTCTAGTACTGTACTGCTCCCCGAAGGGGTGAATAGTGGCGAAAGCTTCTGCGGTAAGAAGTTTTGAATCCGAAACGAAAACCAGGGAGTGTGCAGTGTCGTGAGTATTTGCCGGTTATCACTATCGGGTGACTCAAAGCGATTGTCTAACACTTTctctctctaaaaaaaaaaaaaaagaaacgaaaaaatagGGCTCCGTAAAGTGATGAAGTTCAGTAAAACATCTTTGTGAGCTTGCTGGTACATACCTTCGGAACGGATAAGAGCGCTAAAAGACACACACAAGAGACGTATACACACAAAGCGCTTTGTTGTGGTGtgtgcagagttcgaggtaactcgttactgtaactaagttccttttttggtaacttgtaacttaactcggtacttttgcgccgtggtaactttcagaggaactcgttcctttttcaggtaactttgccaaagtaagttaagttccaagttacttttaattcgcttttcactcacgtgcacatattttcttgctttctctccggatCCTtcttggcattttttgccataaaacgtgatattcaatcaatgacagtattttattcaggaagtaagaaccgctgccattgaaatgaagctgaaccattgtgcgcccacagggagtaagatgcaaagcgttcgattagatctctaccagagaaacgtcatcatgacgttggtacacacactgaaaccgaaacaaatcggaaggagagggctgggttccacgaacgggcacttgtttgctgcctcctattcaaagaaaaataggaatgaaggtcgcgtccctttcaggaaccatcgtaatcccctcgagaccgtggcttttgggcgcgaccttgttcacttctagcttcgagcgtagttcaactctaccaaatttgtggcgctgtcgaacactatgacgtcatttgtttacaaacagggagaggtcacatagacactgttggccctttccttaaaaccggcgtatgcagaaaataccagggaaaaatagtcatgagataagccgcagagccgccgtgagaaaaaaaatcgcacaTAAGCCGaagacgatctaagcgtgttgcattcCTCCGCAGGTAACTCAAGGTCTCACTCAATGGCTCACGCGCGCtacacctgcgtaatgctatttcgTGTCGGGAATAACTTGGAAGTAATTCGTTCTTTTTtgaagtaactcagtaactgcgagttacatttcaggctgaagaacttcgttattcacttagttacatttttcacacggtaacttaactcgtaacgagttctttttgacgggtaacttctcaagcTATATGTGTGCGTATACGTCTCCCGTGTGTGTTTAGCGCTTTTATCCGTTCGGAAAAGTAAATTGAAGAGGCTAAACGAACGATTAATAGTTGAACAATTTGGAACATCATGCACCATCATTTTGAGCCATTATGAACCATCATGAACAATTAAGACAGACAGAAGATTTAAGCCTCACCAACGCCCAAACAATGATCTGAAACCAAGGCCTCGTTCATGGTACGTTGACGAGAGCGCGACGTCAGCGTCGCGTGATTGGTACCAcacctgaccggcaatcagGGAGGTGTGTGTTCGAGTCCCGCCCCCAGCACTCGCCAAGTTTTCGCCAACTGCCGAAAAATCCCGATTTTCCCGTCCATCATATCACGGCAGCTGTTTAGGCCGCTCAAACGAGGTCTTAGTTGCCTCCGCATTCCATATTTTTGAGACTCATTTTGTGTGTCAAATTCATGAGACGCCGTTAAACGCAAATATTTAACATAGTGACTCCTGATAGACGGCTTCATAAGTTGTGCACGGTTTCCAGAATGTGAACTGTGTTGCTTCTAGAGGTGATGTAGCAGAATAGCTACATCACCTCTGCTGCCAAATAGCTTGTATCGAGCGTTGAGGGTGGTACCAATACAGAGGACAACGGTACCAGTGCTATGCTGGAAGTGATCTTAGCTCCTCCAGCTCCACCGAGGACGAGGTCGACGCTGCCGTACGGATTTacgaaaatggcgggcgccatAGAGGACATGGGTCTCTTGCCAGGTTGAATAAAGTTGGACATCGAGGGTGCGATTCCATAGGTGTTGCTGAAGCCAGGCGTCGAGAAATCATCCATCTGGTTGTTGAGCACCACACCTCTGCTCGTCCTCACTAAGCTTCCGAAGCTAAACATAAACAAAATGCAGGATCACCAGAATGTGCTTTATGTCACTATTGCGAGCAAAATTAGACCTCAAATGCAACATGTGATGAGCGCTCACTAGTAATTGACTGTGCTAGAAATGGCAATGGCGTCTCCGTTTGGACCCCAGAAAGATGCGTGCGCGGTTCCATGGTCTTCCGTGAATTTCTGATTGCCGTCGTAGTGCCTAGGGTCACTAAACGTTTGACTGTCGCTGATCCTGCCCTTTGACTGCTCCGGCAGCCAAGTGGACGTCATGTTCTCCAACAACTGCGCATAAGAATCAGCTCAGACAGCAGGATAGGTGCAATGACAAAATGGGCAGCTTTGGAAGTCCCGGCACGACATTATGCATGCCTTACATCTTTGATGTCCACGAAAAGTGAGTCTCCAAGATGTGCCCTTTGTGCGTAAGCGAACTTGCAAGCTTCGGCGAACCTGCAATGTGGCATACATTGGTACGACATAACCTAAATACGTATGTACCAACCTGTGTAGCGTCAAAACGTTGTCGTCAAGAAACGCGTTTGGTGCGTTCTTGTAGCTTTCTATAATCTTTAAAAGGTAGGCTAGAACGATACCACTACCAGGCGGTGGCGTGGAATAGAGCGTGCGACCATCCATGAATTTTACCATAATTGGGTTCAGCCACTCAGCTTTGTAATCCTTGAGATCATTTACTGTTAGGATGCCTCCTGTAGGGTTGACCAAGCTCTAGGAACACATGGATAAAGTTATGAGTACAGTACCCTGCTCTTGTACCTCTTCGACGAGCGCCTCAGCGAACTCCCCGTTGTAGAAATAATCAGCGCCATTCTCGGCAATGTCTTGTAAAGTATCCGCAAGATCCTTTTGAAACAGCAGAGCGCCATCTTTCAGGGTGTCGTTACTTGTGGTATTCCAGTACACTTTTCTGATAACAGAATGATAAATATCTACGGGAATTCCAATATTCGCAGTGAAAGTGGGAGCGCTCTACCTCATGTTGAGATTCTCATATATTGCTTCTTTCTTCATATTCATAGCATTAGAAAGATGAAACTGAACAGGGAATCCGTCCCTAGCCAACTTGATAGCGTCTTCAAAGAGGTCTTTCCACGGCAGATTACTCCCCATTCGTTCGAGGAGAGCTTGGTAGCCACGTAACTCACCTGGAACGCCTACCGCTTTGCCACCTGGATAGGAGACGAGTACAAAAATTGTTGTTCGCTTTCAAAACGCTTGTGCTGACCTTTCACTGAGGCAGAAGGCTGTCCAACAAACATGGTTTTCTTTGCAGCTGATGGAGCTCTTTCACGTGCGATGAGTGACCAtgatttttttgtgttcctaCAAACATTTTGCAAGGTGGAGATCGGATTAATTAATGATGTACACTAGCTACGTAGGGTAGTGTGTCACCTTTCATAAACAGTGGCAAGGAATCCACCACCGATTCCCATCGAGTGAGGCAACACGACACCCATACATAGCATCGTGGCCACAGCAGCATCTGCAAGTGTTCCGTTCTTTGCAAAGATGCGCCTGAAATGACACTATTGTGAACAACTGATTTCATCATTAGCATGGAGCGGTTAAGCTGACACAGTaaagctggtggtatagatcatCGTACTTTGGTACAGCAGAACAAGGAGCAGCGTCAGTAGACGTAGCCCATCGCTTGTAGACTCCTAGCGCAGAGGGCGACACAAATGGTGTGTATTCGATGCAGTTCTCGCATGTGACCTCTAGGAGCACGTATACCCTGATGACAGCCGCACACATACACACCACAAGCAGTACACCTAGTATTGTCAACAGTTTTATGCTTGTTGAAGATTTCAGCGGCCATAGTTTCCTGAAACACAGCCCAAATCATGACACAGTTTGGACCAGCATCTACACTCTacaaacagagcttcaccataTCACACGCTCAACGAATCCACTGTACACAGTGATACCCTTGTACTGTTTAGCTGCATTGAGAATGATTGGGTTCGCTCGAATGTACGGATACTATAAAGCGACATTAAAGGAGTATAGAAATTATACTTTATCAAGTTTTTTCCCTATAAACAAACATACACACTTTATAAAGTTTTCATTTTTGGATGCGACACGCTGTGCCACAAATAGCAAGAGCTGTGACGAAGCAGGGGAGCGCACAGTTGACTTGTAGCGCGGGCGAGAGGCCTCTAATCCGCACACCTTCTAGAAACCATCTACTCCTTCAATGGAGTAGCGGAGTGTGTGTGAGCTCGTGCAAGTGAACAGGGAAATAAAATCGACGTCATTTCGTGACGTTCGCAGTCCCGATGGAAAGACCGATTACGTGACGCAACATCCTAAGCGTCGTagctgtagcagacgaattttccaTGGCCAGTAAGAACTTACCGCTGCCCTATGGAAGCCTGATGTGACGAGGGTCCGCTGATATCACGCGAGGATATCGGACCAGGCCGACGGTTGCTTTCTTCGGACGTTTTGACGTGAAAACGTCGGTAAGTTCGGTTTGGTAGCGATgtcaaaatttacgatgcagcgaattatgccgaatttcatgacgcgataaCTCGGTGAGTAATAGACCGATAGCAACCAACCGGCTAAATCCAGATAGCTTATACGTGTAAGATTCTACCTAACACGGTCATTGCGGCGGCTCACGTAATCTctgggtgtggcgggcgcgtgcGTGAGAGACGGAAATGGTAGGGGTACGCATACCTTGTGGAAAGTCTATCTCGCGAACGCGTGTGGCTAGGACGCCGATCGAGGTGTCGCTGGAAGGTGCTTGAGAGGTTCCACCTGGACCTTTTGCCAGAATGTCGGCAAACTTTTGTCGGCCAGAACCTCTGGCAAACTTTTGCTAGAATGTCGGCatatatgaaactaaaatatgattaGAATCGGAGGAAACGACAATCAGAAGAAAGGGCGGCTCGAGTCAAGCACCGAGCGATCGAGAGAGCTACGGGAGCGCCGAAGGAGATTAGCGGCGGAGGCAAATTCAACTGCCGGCTTGCACAGCGAGCCCCTACCCTCTAATAAGTGACTAATGAATGCAATGGATAAAAGACTTGTATTCCTTCGACTAGAATCCCGCAAATGAGCCAAGGAATCGGAGATCGTGACGTTTCCATGTAAAACATTATATCCGGCTCGGACACGGCTGAGCCCGCCCCAATTTTTTATGAATTCGATTGCTCGGTGAAAATACTCTGCACGGCGAGAACATTGTGCACGGTGGCGGGTCCTAGTAGGCTGAGTGGAACAGGATATTTTGGGCCATGTTAATAGGTATTTTTTGAGTCGTTTCCACTCAAACGGTTCGTGAACGATATCGAACGAACATCACACAGAGAACACAGAGAGGCCCAATCAGGAGGAGGACTGACTCAGATTGGAATCATCTGGTTGGGCAGCGGCAAAACCGTTCTCAAACCGTTTGAATGAACACGATTCGCTACAGCTCCCTAATAGCGAGCTATAGTAGATCGGAAGAcgttcacgataacgtttccgaaaacatgatgtgccaatcgccctgtttctttcaagcgggtgacatcacatgGCTAAGCTTAGATTTGATGACGTTCGTTATCGTTCCTTATCGTATCGTACTAAAGCTCCTTGCACACTTGCAGCTTAAAGGAAATCCTTACTTGGAACTGGTCTACCCCGTAAGTAAAGTTGACAGTTTTTAATTTTCATTTTTGCCGTGTCACTAGCTGGAGAGCGGTTCGTTTCAAGAATAGATTTGAGCTGCGCTTACCAGCAAGAGGTCATGGGGGAAGAGTCTCGTCAACACTTAACGGTCGACACGCAACTCGGCATATCCCAAGGAAAGCGGATAGCGCTTAGAGTGTCACAACAGTTCAGAGAATTCTGGACAACATGTTGCGAGGATTAACCAATCTAACATGTAATATAAGTGCCATCTTGGTTATGGGAcacgacgaaaacaaacatccTGAAAACCTTGAAAATCTGCCAAAACGTTCGAGGAGTTAGAATTAAGCCTGAATTTGTGAGTTTCCCAAACAACGACTCCAGTTCCTGGGACACGCATTATGGTGCAAAGGGACATCTACAGCTCATGATAAAGAGAAAACATTATCAAAAGTATGAGCACGAAGAGATCAGAAGCAGCTAAAACATTTCACGGGCATGGTGGCCTACTATGTGAAGTTTTTGCAGGAACTCTCgatagtacttttttttttcacttaagaGGGCTTTGTGGAAAAAACGAGCTTTGGTGGAGGGGGCACTAGACTAAGTAGTCAgagccaggggcggatccagattTTTCTGATAGGGGGAACTAGCCTGGGCCAGCATGGTAGATACACGATCTAGGTCAATTAAACGCTatctgaagacagaaattgaggagggggtcaggtGATCCTGaccccctctagatccgcccctggtcagAGCGGTTTATGTTTCAAAGAGTTGGGACATCTATTGTTGCTGCGAGCGATAATGAGGTGGAAAAGAGGTCACGAGTGAGAATGAAAGTGGTCGGAAATTCCAGGGCGAGCGCGGCCTTTTATTCCCTGCTTGAGCCTTGGAAACGACTTCCTCCCTGTTGCTATGGGGAGAACGCTGGCCTCGCGAGCGTCGGCCCGCGTAGAAATGGCGCGGTCCATTCTTGCGCGCGCCACGTGAGCGTACACGAAGTTGCGCAGCCGCATGGCTGACTCCCAAATACCGAGTACAACAGAAGAATGACAACTCACCTTGCTATGCAAGATTGCCAGTGTCGAGGataagaagaaacaaaaatagATTGAAGTAACAAATCCAATGCATCGGAATGCTACGTATGTTTTCGTCATTTTACTAATAATAATCGACCTTTACCGTGAACCGAGCATATGAACCTTAGAAAATGCTTAGATATTTAAAGAGTATTAGAAAATATTAGAGAAAAATTAcaggaaaatataaatataaaaaatgttTAGATACTTCGCAGCTTATTTTGCTGCCGAGGTATACTACAATATTTTCGGTTCAATCATTCCTTTCCGTAATAAACGTATATCTCCCCCATTCCTGAAATGAACGTATGTGATATATTGTAAAATATCAATATGTAGATAGTAGATTTACAGAAAGAATAcgaatactgtgtcatacctcTCTCACTGAAATGTGTTTCCGCTTGTGCCGCTTGTGGACCCGCACCTTTGCATCTAGATAACTTTAATGGTTATAAAGAAAGCCGTCTCAAACGCATAACGAAAATAACGATCGAAATAAAGTATATGGGTAATAAATTGGTGACGATGATGTCCCATGCAAGTGTGCAAACACAGGCGCCGCCGACAGCCTGCGACGACCGCATAAAGATGGCGGCGAGCGCAGGAAAAGGCGAGAG includes these proteins:
- the LOC135378438 gene encoding scoloptoxin SSD14-like isoform X3; this translates as MQVYEPMTVTARPEHGCDSVTTYECKPGCSEDQAYTRRKLWPLKSSTSIKLLTILGVLLVVCMCAAVIRVYVLLEVTCENCIEYTPFVSPSALGVYKRWATSTDAAPCSAVPKRIFAKNGTLADAAVATMLCMGVVLPHSMGIGGGFLATVYERNTKKSWSLIARERAPSAAKKTMFVGQPSASVKGGKAVGVPGELRGYQALLERMGSNLPWKDLFEDAIKLARDGFPVQFHLSNAMNMKKEAIYENLNMRKVYWNTTSNDTLKDGALLFQKDLADTLQDIAENGADYFYNGEFAEALVEESLVNPTGGILTVNDLKDYKAEWLNPIMVKFMDGRTLYSTPPPGSGIVLAYLLKIIESYKNAPNAFLDDNVLTLHRFAEACKFAYAQRAHLGDSLFVDIKDLLENMTSTWLPEQSKGRISDSQTFSDPRHYDGNQKFTEDHGTAHASFWGPNGDAIAISSTVNYYFGSLVRTSRGVVLNNQMDDFSTPGFSNTYGIAPSMSNFIQPGKRPMSSMAPAIFVNPYGSVDLVLGGAGGAKITSSIALVSMKNLWQGYSIKEAIDFPRLHHQLIPNILDVEKSFPQAYVERLKARGHHVNRPKGRFSIIMGISRYQDRIHANADYRKGGAVDGE
- the LOC135378438 gene encoding scoloptoxin SSD14-like isoform X2 — protein: MQVYEPMTVTARPEHGCDSVTTYECKPGCSEDQAYTRRVLHICNGRPPTWEVRERPFVHVGRPTPRRSSFLSRLGRCKMKLWPLKSSTSIKLLTILGVLLVVCMCAAVIRVYVLLEVTCENCIEYTPFVSPSALGVYKRWATSTDAAPCSAVPKRIFAKNGTLADAAVATMLCMGVVLPHSMGIGGGFLATVYERNTKKSWSLIARERAPSAAKKTMFVGQPSASVKGGKAVGVPGELRGYQALLERMGSNLPWKDLFEDAIKLARDGFPVQFHLSNAMNMKKEAIYENLNMRKVYWNTTSNDTLKDGALLFQKDLADTLQDIAENGADYFYNGEFAEALVEEVQEQGGILTVNDLKDYKAEWLNPIMVKFMDGRTLYSTPPPGSGIVLAYLLKIIESYKNAPNAFLDDNVLTLHRFAEACKFAYAQRAHLGDSLFVDIKDLLENMTSTWLPEQSKGRISDSQTFSDPRHYDGNQKFTEDHGTAHASFWGPNGDAIAISSTVNYYFGSLVRTSRGVVLNNQMDDFSTPGFSNTYGIAPSMSNFIQPGKRPMSSMAPAIFVNPYGSVDLVLGGAGGAKITSSIALVSMKNLWQGYSIKEAIDFPRLHHQLIPNILDVEKSFPQAYVERLKARGHHVNRPKGRFSIIMGISRYQDRIHANADYRKGGAVDGE